One genomic window of Bacteroidota bacterium includes the following:
- a CDS encoding dihydrolipoamide acetyltransferase family protein, whose product MAKVDVVMPQLGESLTEGTIIKWHKKPGDKVKKDETLLEISTDKVDSEIPSPATGVVTKLLFDEQKTVEVRTVIAEIDTDESAAVPAPGAQQPVSPPKASEPAKPAQAAAAKPAPPAAPQAAPPAPSPEPAPAAGGRFYSPLVMNIAREEGIAMAELERIPGTGEGGRVSKKDILGYLEMRKKGTVPAAATPGAPAPAAQPAGPAAPRIESTLKHFDGSELSAKYPGPNYDILQMSNVLKRMSEHMVKSVQTAPHVWAVHECDMTNVDRARRKIGESFEKREGFKLTFMPFICDAVIRALKEFPLVNCSLEGDKIIMKKFINLGIAVASETGLIVPVIKNADEKNFTGLARAVNDLASRTRAKKLSPADIEGGTFTLTNYGVFGTMVGVPIINHPQVAILGTGAIEKRPVVINDAIAIRSIAYLTLAFDHRIVDGALGGSFMETVVKRLEKFDESQIV is encoded by the coding sequence ATGGCGAAAGTCGACGTTGTCATGCCGCAACTCGGTGAAAGTCTCACCGAGGGCACCATCATCAAGTGGCACAAGAAACCGGGCGATAAGGTGAAGAAGGACGAGACTCTCCTTGAGATCAGCACCGACAAGGTCGATTCGGAAATCCCTTCTCCGGCGACCGGAGTTGTCACGAAGCTCCTCTTCGACGAGCAGAAGACGGTCGAGGTCCGGACCGTCATCGCGGAAATCGACACGGATGAATCCGCCGCGGTGCCGGCCCCCGGCGCGCAGCAGCCGGTTTCACCTCCGAAGGCAAGCGAGCCGGCGAAGCCCGCCCAGGCGGCCGCCGCAAAACCCGCGCCCCCCGCCGCCCCGCAAGCCGCACCCCCGGCGCCGTCACCCGAGCCTGCCCCGGCAGCGGGAGGAAGATTCTATTCGCCGCTCGTCATGAACATCGCCCGCGAAGAGGGAATCGCGATGGCGGAACTTGAACGAATACCGGGAACGGGCGAAGGCGGCCGCGTGTCGAAGAAGGACATTCTGGGCTACCTCGAGATGCGCAAAAAGGGGACCGTGCCGGCGGCCGCAACGCCGGGAGCCCCCGCGCCGGCTGCACAGCCTGCGGGTCCGGCCGCTCCACGCATCGAGTCAACCCTGAAGCATTTCGACGGCAGCGAACTCAGCGCGAAATATCCCGGGCCGAATTACGATATCCTGCAGATGAGCAACGTTCTGAAGCGGATGTCGGAACACATGGTGAAAAGCGTGCAGACGGCCCCGCACGTCTGGGCCGTCCACGAGTGCGATATGACCAATGTGGACAGGGCCCGCCGGAAGATAGGCGAATCGTTCGAGAAACGGGAAGGATTCAAGCTGACGTTCATGCCCTTCATCTGCGACGCCGTGATCAGGGCGCTCAAGGAGTTTCCGCTCGTCAACTGTTCCCTCGAAGGGGACAAGATCATCATGAAAAAATTCATCAACCTCGGCATCGCCGTCGCCTCCGAGACGGGCCTCATCGTGCCGGTGATCAAAAATGCGGACGAGAAGAATTTTACGGGGCTCGCCCGGGCGGTCAACGATCTCGCGTCGCGGACCCGCGCGAAGAAGCTGAGCCCTGCGGATATCGAGGGGGGGACGTTCACGCTGACGAACTACGGGGTCTTCGGGACGATGGTCGGAGTCCCCATCATCAACCATCCCCAGGTCGCGATCCTCGGCACCGGCGCCATCGAGAAAAGGCCCGTCGTCATCAACGACGCGATCGCAATCCGTTCCATCGCGTATCTCACGCTCGCCTTCGATCACCGGATCGTGGATGGCGCGCTCGGCGGGTCGTTCATGGAAACGGTGGTGAAGCGTCTCGAGAAGTTCGACGAATCTCAGATCGTCTGA
- a CDS encoding thiamine pyrophosphate-dependent dehydrogenase E1 component subunit alpha: MEPDSGVGNDDLLAMYGYMLQTREFEDAILRLYQQGKIVGGAYSGRGNEATSVGSAYSLGKDDYIFPMHRDLGAHLVRGQSLDKLALQYLGRAGGFSRGRDGTGHYADPAKKIFGNISHLGAMVPVAVGVALASKLRKEKSVAMTYIGDGGSNVGEVHEGLAMASVMRLPFVLIIENNQYAYSTPISKQFLVAHLSERASGYGIPGVSVDGTDLPSVYRVCKEAVERARDGGGPSMIECVTMRMQGHAAHDTAWYVPKDLLAEWNKKDPLERTEKLLFSKGLLTDQKKASLIAGAKRLVEEALRKGLEAGYPQGSDAATGVYAEESSRP; encoded by the coding sequence GTGGAACCGGATTCCGGGGTTGGGAATGACGACCTCCTGGCAATGTACGGATACATGCTCCAGACCCGTGAATTTGAGGATGCGATCCTCCGGCTTTACCAGCAGGGCAAGATCGTGGGGGGGGCATATTCCGGACGGGGGAACGAAGCAACATCGGTGGGGAGCGCCTATTCCCTGGGAAAAGACGACTACATTTTCCCGATGCACCGGGACCTCGGAGCCCATCTCGTGAGGGGACAGTCCCTCGATAAACTGGCTTTGCAATATCTGGGCCGCGCGGGCGGATTCTCGAGGGGGCGCGACGGAACGGGGCACTATGCAGATCCGGCGAAGAAGATATTCGGGAACATCAGCCATCTCGGTGCGATGGTGCCCGTGGCTGTCGGTGTCGCCCTCGCGAGCAAGCTGCGGAAAGAAAAGTCGGTGGCCATGACCTATATCGGGGACGGGGGCTCGAACGTCGGCGAAGTGCACGAAGGGCTCGCGATGGCTTCGGTGATGCGTCTCCCCTTCGTCCTGATCATCGAAAACAACCAATACGCTTACTCCACGCCGATCTCGAAACAGTTTCTGGTCGCGCATCTTTCCGAGCGGGCGAGCGGATACGGCATCCCCGGCGTTTCGGTGGACGGGACCGACCTCCCTTCCGTCTACCGCGTCTGCAAGGAAGCGGTGGAGAGAGCCCGGGACGGTGGCGGTCCCTCGATGATCGAATGCGTGACGATGCGGATGCAGGGCCATGCCGCGCACGATACCGCATGGTACGTGCCGAAAGACCTCCTGGCAGAATGGAACAAGAAAGACCCGCTCGAGCGGACGGAGAAACTTCTTTTCTCGAAGGGCCTCTTGACGGATCAAAAGAAAGCGTCCCTGATCGCCGGCGCGAAACGCCTCGTTGAGGAGGCGCTCCGGAAGGGGCTCGAAGCGGGTTACCCTCAAGGCAGCGACGCCGCAACGGGCGTGTATGCGGAGGAGAGTTCGCGACCGTGA
- a CDS encoding alpha-ketoacid dehydrogenase subunit beta translates to MREPVTYIGAISEGLREEMRRDSSVFLLGEDIGAYGGAFKATEGFAKEFGEDRVIDTVLGESAIIGAAMGAAIVGMRPVAEMQFADFVTNGFNQIVNNVSKFHYRTGIPVPMVVRLPSGGGIRGGPFHSTNPEAWFFHVPGLKIVAPSTPYDAKGLIKAAIRDPDPVLYFEHKYLYRHVKAELTEEDFVVPIGKADLKRKGSDISVITYGTGVHWAIEAAEAISKEGTDVEVLDLRTLLPLDTGAILDSVKKTGRALILHEDNLTGGIGGEIAALIADRAFEYLDAPVKRIGSIDTPVPFAPPLEEFFLPNTQKVLNILRQLAAY, encoded by the coding sequence GTGAGAGAGCCTGTCACATACATCGGCGCGATCAGCGAGGGTCTTCGCGAGGAGATGCGGCGCGACAGTTCGGTGTTCCTCCTCGGCGAAGACATCGGAGCGTACGGCGGTGCGTTCAAGGCGACCGAGGGCTTTGCGAAGGAGTTCGGCGAAGACCGCGTCATCGACACGGTGCTCGGAGAGTCGGCCATCATCGGGGCGGCGATGGGCGCCGCCATCGTGGGGATGCGGCCGGTGGCGGAGATGCAGTTCGCCGATTTTGTGACCAACGGGTTCAATCAGATCGTGAACAACGTTTCGAAATTTCACTACAGGACTGGCATTCCGGTCCCGATGGTCGTGCGGCTCCCCTCCGGAGGAGGGATCCGCGGCGGCCCCTTTCATTCGACGAACCCGGAGGCGTGGTTCTTCCACGTCCCCGGCCTTAAGATCGTTGCGCCCTCCACGCCGTACGACGCGAAGGGGTTGATCAAAGCCGCGATCCGCGATCCCGATCCGGTCCTCTATTTCGAACACAAGTATCTCTACCGCCACGTCAAAGCGGAATTGACCGAAGAGGATTTTGTGGTCCCGATCGGCAAGGCGGATCTCAAGAGGAAGGGAAGCGACATCTCCGTGATCACCTACGGGACGGGTGTTCACTGGGCAATCGAAGCCGCGGAGGCCATCTCGAAAGAGGGAACCGATGTCGAAGTGCTCGATCTCCGGACGCTTCTGCCGCTGGATACCGGTGCGATTCTCGATTCGGTGAAGAAGACCGGAAGGGCCCTCATCCTCCACGAGGACAACCTCACGGGCGGCATCGGCGGAGAAATCGCCGCTCTCATCGCCGACCGTGCGTTCGAATACCTCGACGCGCCCGTGAAGCGAATCGGATCGATCGACACCCCCGTGCCGTTCGCGCCGCCGCTGGAGGAATTTTTCCTTCCGAACACACAAAAAGTTCTGAACATACTGCGCCAACTGGCAGCATATTGA